One window from the genome of Nicotiana sylvestris chromosome 9, ASM39365v2, whole genome shotgun sequence encodes:
- the LOC104246883 gene encoding serine/threonine-protein kinase 54-like isoform X2, whose translation MEEVGFVRADLIDLKSIDEQLQRHLSRAWTMEKEEIGMESREIPIKHAWEIDPSKLIIKTVIARGTFGTVHRGIYDGLDVAVKLLDWGEEGQRSQAEVSSVRAAFTQEVSVWHKLDHPNVTKFIGAAMGTPDLNIQTENGVIGIPRNLCCVVVEYLPGGTLKSFLIKSHRRKLAFKVVVQLALDLARGLNYLHSEKIVHRDVKTENMLLDRNRTLKIADFGVARVEASNPNDMTGETGTLGYMAPEVLNGNPYNRKCDVYSFGICLWEIYCCDMPYPDLSFSEVTTAVVRQSQLCFGFAEFETGDTSLLPKFFGKCDEAVLGC comes from the exons ATGGAGGAAGTGGGTTTTGTAAGAGCAGATCTTATAGATCTGAAGAGCATAGACGAGCAGCTACAGAGGCATTTAAGCAGAGCATGGACAATGGAGAAAGAGGAAATAGGGATGGAAAGTAGAGAAATCCCAATTAAACATGCTTGGGAAATTGATCCTTCTAAGCTTATCATCAAAACTGTCATTGCTCGTGGCACTTTTGGTACTGTTCATCGTGGCATCTATGATGGCCTTGATGTTGCTG TAAAGCTTCTTGATTGGGGAGAAGAAGGCCAGAGGTCTCAGGCTGAGGTTTCTTCAGTCAGAGCAGCTTTTACACAAGAAGTTTCTGTATGGCACAAGCTTGATCATCCTAATGTCACAAAA TTTATAGGAGCTGCAATGGGCACACCAGATCTTAACATACAGACTGAGAATGGTGTCATCGGCATTCCACGTAACCTTTGTTGTGTGGTGGTTGAATACCTTCCTGGTGGTACTCTCAAGTCTTTTCTCATCAAGAGCCATAGGAGGAAGTTGGCCTTCAAAGTTGTGGTCCAACTGGCGCTGGATCTAGCACGCGG GTTAAACTATCTTCATTCTGAGAAGATAGTCCATAGGGATGTCAAAACAGAGAACATGCTTCTTGACAGGAATCGTACACTTAAGATTGCTGATTTTGGTGTTGCTCGTGTTGAAGCTTCAAATCCTAATGATATGACCGGGGAGACTGGAACCCTAGGTTACATGGCACCTGAG GTTCTTAATGGCAACCCGTATAACCGGAAGTGTGACGTATATAGCTTTGGCATTTGCCTCTGGGAGATATATTGCTGTGACATGCCATATCCAGATCTGAGCTTCTCAGAAGTGACGACAGCTGTTGTCCGACAg tcGCAACTTTGCTTTGGATTTGCAGAATTTGAGACCGGAGATACCTCGTTGTTGCCCAAGTTCTTTGGCAAATGTGATGAAGCGGTGTTGGGATGCTAG
- the LOC104246883 gene encoding serine/threonine-protein kinase 54-like isoform X1 has translation MEEVGFVRADLIDLKSIDEQLQRHLSRAWTMEKEEIGMESREIPIKHAWEIDPSKLIIKTVIARGTFGTVHRGIYDGLDVAVKLLDWGEEGQRSQAEVSSVRAAFTQEVSVWHKLDHPNVTKFIGAAMGTPDLNIQTENGVIGIPRNLCCVVVEYLPGGTLKSFLIKSHRRKLAFKVVVQLALDLARGLNYLHSEKIVHRDVKTENMLLDRNRTLKIADFGVARVEASNPNDMTGETGTLGYMAPEVLNGNPYNRKCDVYSFGICLWEIYCCDMPYPDLSFSEVTTAVVRQNLRPEIPRCCPSSLANVMKRCWDASADKRPEMDEVVSMLESIDTSKGGGMIPVDQRQSCFCFGRRRGP, from the exons ATGGAGGAAGTGGGTTTTGTAAGAGCAGATCTTATAGATCTGAAGAGCATAGACGAGCAGCTACAGAGGCATTTAAGCAGAGCATGGACAATGGAGAAAGAGGAAATAGGGATGGAAAGTAGAGAAATCCCAATTAAACATGCTTGGGAAATTGATCCTTCTAAGCTTATCATCAAAACTGTCATTGCTCGTGGCACTTTTGGTACTGTTCATCGTGGCATCTATGATGGCCTTGATGTTGCTG TAAAGCTTCTTGATTGGGGAGAAGAAGGCCAGAGGTCTCAGGCTGAGGTTTCTTCAGTCAGAGCAGCTTTTACACAAGAAGTTTCTGTATGGCACAAGCTTGATCATCCTAATGTCACAAAA TTTATAGGAGCTGCAATGGGCACACCAGATCTTAACATACAGACTGAGAATGGTGTCATCGGCATTCCACGTAACCTTTGTTGTGTGGTGGTTGAATACCTTCCTGGTGGTACTCTCAAGTCTTTTCTCATCAAGAGCCATAGGAGGAAGTTGGCCTTCAAAGTTGTGGTCCAACTGGCGCTGGATCTAGCACGCGG GTTAAACTATCTTCATTCTGAGAAGATAGTCCATAGGGATGTCAAAACAGAGAACATGCTTCTTGACAGGAATCGTACACTTAAGATTGCTGATTTTGGTGTTGCTCGTGTTGAAGCTTCAAATCCTAATGATATGACCGGGGAGACTGGAACCCTAGGTTACATGGCACCTGAG GTTCTTAATGGCAACCCGTATAACCGGAAGTGTGACGTATATAGCTTTGGCATTTGCCTCTGGGAGATATATTGCTGTGACATGCCATATCCAGATCTGAGCTTCTCAGAAGTGACGACAGCTGTTGTCCGACAg AATTTGAGACCGGAGATACCTCGTTGTTGCCCAAGTTCTTTGGCAAATGTGATGAAGCGGTGTTGGGATGCTAGCGCTGACAAGCGGCCAGAAATGGATGAAGTGGTGTCCATGTTGGAATCAATTGACACATCAAAGGGAGGTGGGATGATCCCTGTTGATCAACGCCAGAGCTGCTTCTGCTTTGGGAGACGCCGAGGTCCTTGA